TGCCGAGTCCTGGAGCGCCCGAAGGGCTCAAAGGCGATGCGACGTGAAAGCAAAAGCCCCTTTCTTTCCTTCTTTGTTAAAACAAGGCGCACCTGGAAGAAGTGATTTGTAGAAGGAGCACTGTCCCACTTCTCTCCTGACTTTCTCGCGTGCAGATCCGCCAGCTGCCGCAATCATCGAAGTCCCGCCAGTTGCATCGAAGAAGGAATTCCTGGCGTCTCCAACATCTGAAAAAGAGGCAACAGAATCAAgtctgccgctctccgtgttcctcctcctctcgacCGCGCCTCTACACTTCTGTGGGCACACTCGACTTGTGTCTCATAGGGTTCTACTCGCTGCTAAATGCCCGCCTCCCTTTGTTTCGTTTTTGCTCGGCTCGCTCGCTCCCTCGTCAGCGCCTCAATCCCTCCTGCGTATCATCTCTCCCTGCTCTCTTGCGTCTTCGTGTCACTCTGCAGTGTTTAGAGTCCTGCCGCACTCTCAGAAGTGTGTTTGTTCTCTGCCATTCCTTTTTGTGTTTTTTACAATTTCCCAGGTTTCGCGCTCAGCTCGCCCGGGCGAACTCGGCCTGCCCTCGCAGCCTCGGATGACGCGCCTGTTTTGGTCTcccctgcgtctgctgcccaGCACTTTGCTGTCCGCGACTCCACGCCTCTGTGCTGAGTTTTCCATCACTGCGtcccttttttcttctcgtttcCTTGCTCACCCGGGTTGCCTGCGTACCCTCCGCGCACAGTTTGACCGAagccgcgctccgcgccctcggcgcccgccgcgaagcgcaccggggaggcgacggaggaaaacgagaagGGGGGAACAAACGCAGCACCGGAAGACGGAAAGGGCGCAGATCTGTCGATTCTGTAAGGCGAGGTAGCCCGcaagggagaggagggcggcaaAGCCGAAGACGGCCCACCAGCGGAGAGGCTGTGCAAATCGGAGTCGTGCATGGCGGCAAACAGGAAAGCTAAACAGGCTGAACAAGTCGGGGCATGCAGCGTATGTACACCGCGACGATCACAGCTCAAAACAGAAACTTGACTTTCTAGACCTCAAGTATGCTGAGATATGCGCAGATGAATCGGACAAAACGCGTGTGAAGATTACATCTGCCTTGAGAGGGGCTGTTTGCGCACAGACGTGCGCATACGCCGGAACAGCGAGGAAACGCCTTTAAGCTCGATCTCCAGCTAAACCGCGGGAATCCATTGTGCTCTAGGGAAGCGAAAAAGACGTGGCGATGTGGCAAGATATGAGAGAACCTCAGGAATGACAAacgccgcgagagggcgcacgagacatgcgccgccgcccgtgATTTTGTCTCCTCCTGCGAAGGAAAACGGCACTCATCGCTCACGTTGCTGTGGGAGAAAACCGGCGCAACTCGATTCGAGGAAAAACAAAagaaagcgaggaggaagagagagaaatggaggtctttcttcgcgcttTGTCTTAACAGAAAAAACGGCGAACGCGACAGCGCACACACGACACACCAACTATGCGCACACAGTGTCTTGCTTGCGCAGGagcggaagaaaaacgacACTCGAGCTATCTCGATACAAATCTCGATTGTTCCATCAAGAAAATAGAATGGAGTATGTTCTGTTTTGCTTTAAATCCGAGAAAAGAAagcgcgcctccttctcgtcACGAGGCCGACACGCTTTCGCGTTCTTTGCCACAAAGCCGCCGCCCGACCCCCTCTACACTCTGGCGATCGCGGGATGATACGCGATTCTCCGCGAATTTCGCTTGTCTTGCTTACAATATCGTTTTTTCATCCTTctgtgtcttcttcgccccgCGTGCGTCATGCGACTCTCTTTTCGCGTAATTCGGCCGCTTTCTCCGCGttttctgcgctgctgcgcggccccCTGACGTGCCTCAGCGTGTGTTGTGGTCATGTCttcgcagggcgacgcgcccgcgtttCTCGTCCCTCTTCTTGTTTCTCAGCTTTGTCGGCTTCTCAGATCTTCCAGTCGCctctttttcgcgtttccCAGCCTCTCGAGATCTCTccctgcgccggcagctccATCGCCTCTCCATGCTGCTCGGGCTACCGCGCATCTGCGCGGTGCTTTGTGTGCTGGAAGTCGACTCGGGACTCGACTCGAGTTTCCTCTTTGACGGTGTCTTGTGAAAACCAGCATCAACAGGAGGGTTTTCTTCCCcttgcgtctcctcctgctcgcttttctctctaGCGGCGCATGTCTTGTCAACTGCGTCTGCGATTCTTTCtttcgccgctctcttcgATGGGGCTGGGTGCGGCTTCGCGCTCCCGTCgcagccgtcgccctcgcgttcTCTGCAGGCTCTCCGCTCGTTTTCGCGTTTCTTTCCACCGCACCGGTCTCTCGCAGACCCGCACCCCCTCACCCTTCAGCTGAGATTCTACTTGTCAACACCCTGAGTTGAGGCAGAGTCGGGCTCGCCTgctgtcgcgcgcagctctcgctcaagtcgcctcctctttcgGTTCGCTTTGTTCGACTGCAACCAGAAGAAACACGCAGTGACCGTTCTTAGGGAGCAGCGAAAGACGAACGCCTCGTCGGACTCCTCTTGTCTGGgggaaaaaaaagagatCGCTTCGAAGAAAAAACTTCGAGGCAGAGCGTGACCAGCCATGGCTCCTCCACCCGCCAGTACGTCCCTCTTTCAGCCTTCCGCTCCTTTGAAGAGTTTGCTTACTTCTCTACCTTGAAGAGAGAATagactcttcttctcctttgACTGGCTATCTGCGGCGCCCTACCTCAGTCGTGCCCGTTGCGTTCTTCAGCCtgctctgcgcatgcgttcaAGTTGGCGAAGCTTTCTGAATTCttgaggcgcgcgggcctcgcagCGGTAGTCCTCTGCCCGAATAGAGCTGTTTGACTTCGTGCTTTCTGCCACTGCTCTGTAACTCACATTCTGTGACCTTAAGCTGCGACACTACTCCTAagagggcgtcgcggcgcccgatTTCTCAGTGCTGAAAGTTCAGCGAATCAAGTGTTTTCGCGGCTCGTCGTCGAAGCGCCGGCCGATGACGACTTGCGGCGATGCTTCCCGACCACGGGAGTTCCGCGTCTCATTCGCCACTATTTAACACAAAACTTTTTTCtcaggcggcgtcgccgtgcAGGAGGACGGCACTCTACGGTATTTCGGTACGCCTCTGACGCTCAGGTTCGTACCGATTTTAAGAAAAATCTTGGAAGAATGTTTGGAGAGTTTTTGATGTCTTATGCAAGGCAGGCATCTCAAATTCTGCGCGACATGCCAGGCTTCGCTTTGCGCATCTGTTTGCGGCGATTTACGCATCATAAGGAGACAAGGGGGATGAAGGCTTGCGCCAGGAGTGCCTGACGCCCGCCTCCATTCTGTCGACTCTGCACTCAGGCAGCTTACACAGCCGTTCACAGCGCCTGCAATAGAATCGGGAGCAAGGCATATTATCACCTTCCACATACTCTGCATGTGCAAGCAgccatatatatgtatatgtacgtaAATATTTATGttaatatatatgtaaatatatggAAATagatgcgtatatatattttatCCTTGACGCCCTTTCACTATGTGCAGACTCCGTCTGTTGGTGTGGTTTGCCTGGCTTCTGAGCGCGgtcgtcttcgtttttcttctgtctTTCATTTCAGAGAAtggcgcctgccgctcaGCGAGGCTCGAGGCCTGCTGAAGTCCTCCGCGGAAACGGAATTTTTGCCTCTCGCCtcactcgcgcgcctcgtaaATTCTCGGAAACAACGCAGTTGCCGCATGTCCTCGCAAAAAGATACTCGCAGTGGCAGCGACGCTCGACTCTTTAGACTAAGCAGCAGTCCAAGACATAACCATATCCCTCATAGGCTTGGGCCCAGACACACCTCTATATCTTcacgaatatatatatatatatttatgtaaATAGTCATCCACGGCGATGCGCAAGTCTATCAAAGTGAGATTCACCGCACTTCGGCTGGTTTCTGCACCTCAAACGGCATTTTATCGATTCTTTGTTTCAGGCGACACATGCGAATCTCCAAGCCGCGAAAACCGCGGCCGATGTGGCGATCCTCGGCGTGGTGTCAGACGTCGGCGCCCAGCGTCCTACTGAGAAGGGTAAGGTCCTCTCGTTAAGAATCTTTCGTGGATGTGCGTCCATGCTTTgcgacagctgctgctgttcGCATCCGCGTCCGTGTCTCTCTTGGGCCGTTTACACGCTTCAGTTTTTTCTCATCGATCtgcctcccctccctccccgcccTTCCCTCCTGCAGACTGTGGAGAGCTtttgcgtcgccgctggggAACTCGGATGGAGAATGAGCGCGCCACAGTCCAGTTGAGCTGCTGATTGTCTGGTTTTTCTTCATTCAGTGCAAGCTTATCACGAAACGTTCACTTTGCtagtcgccttcttgatGGTcgtctgtacggaatacttaggactcTCCCTTTACATGACCATACTGCATTTGGCAATGAACGTTTCATCTTGACTGGTATACATATCAGCTGTGTTGGCTGGTGCCTCTCGTGGTACGTTTCGCGTTCGCAGGCTGCACGTGGGCCTGGACGCTCTGGGACCTGCAGTAAGTCTTTTGCGGAGTTTCTCGACGACTTTCAgtcgctttttctctccgccgaggcgggCATTTCTTACTTTCTTTCGCTGTCTGGTTTTCTCCCTTGCGCGGTTTCAGTCGGCTTGCGTCACATAGGTCGTAAACACCTCGATcatctcgctctcgctggcagcgtcggcggccttcgctctGCCGCGCATCTTGTTCACTCTGCGACGCGCCCGGTTCGCTGGCCTCTGTGTGCTGCAGAGAAACGAAGGTCAAGCTGCTTCTCCGAGGCGAAGGGCTCTGCAAGGCGCTGTAGTGAGAAAACAGACGTTTTGTCGTTGCGGTCGCGCTGTTTCTGCCTTCATGTCTCTCTgttgcggccgctgcgcgcaaccggtctcgcttcttcgcctgagGCTTATCCTCGCGAGGAGTGTCGTTTTTTCATCCTCTGCGACGttgcgtttttcttcgcttttctctctgtgctGTGTCTgggtcgccgtcggcgaacGCACTCacgcgagcctcgcggcgcacgcgctgtCGCATGCAAGGCACGCCTTGCCTGACTTACGAATTCCAACGTCTTCACAGGATTCAGACGCACAGCTATAGttatattcatatatatgtaggtgtgtatatatgtaatTGTTTGTAGGTagacatgtatatatgtatatttgttcatatgtacatatatttTCCtgtataaatatgtatagTGAAATGTGAGGATGCCTGAGCGAGAGTAGGGGTCGCGTGTATGCCTAGCGGTggtcctccgcgcggcctgcgtcgcctgcctcgaggctgcgcggtTCCGCGGCAGCCCCCGCATGGCTTTCTTCATTTCTGGCTTTTGTTTCAGCAGCGAGAGTGTCAAGCCTGGGATGCTGGTCGCCGTCTTGAACCCGACGCTGTTGGAACCGAACCCGCAGTATGACAGCCGCTGCGTGGCCGTTGACAAAGTTGACCATGTGCTTCTGgtgagccgcagacgcactcGACAGCTGCGGGTGTCTGGAAGCCGCTGCTTTTCCttccgcagcgagccgcagtCTCGCGATGTTTTTTACgcatgtgtgtgcgtgttGGTGCACGTAGCGGCCCATATACGccaatgcatatatatatatatatatatatatatatatatatatatatgcatatatctgtttgtgtgtgcgtgtggaTGTATGCACGGCTGAGTGTGTGGACGCTCTGAAGGCTTTTTTCTCCAGACAGCGAATGTTCCGTCCCGTTCGTCCGCGTTGTGTCGGACAACGCCGCTCATAGGGTATCATCTGCAAAGTTTCGTCTATAAAAAGACCTGTGTTTGTCCAATTTTTcggagaaaaggaaagaagagagcgagttCCGAGTTGATCTTGAGCCTCCGTGGAGGCGGTCTGTGCAGGCAGACGCTTCTGTCGCCTGTGCGGCCCCCTGCTTTTTGCGTTTTAATCGATttgtttttccttttttcgcaGATCGGCGGGGTGAACGGCGTGATGCGATGCGGGGCGatgacgaagaagcagacgcctTGCAGCATGATGGTCTTCGTGTGAGTTTAAAAATCAGAATTTAGCGCACTCAAAAGCCCCGCCTTCTCTCGGATTCTGGATGCCTAAAGCCttcacgcagagagaaatCATGTGGCGTTGTCCGACACAACGCGGACGAACGGGACGGAACATTCGCTGTCCTCTCAAGGCACGACAGAAAGTCGCTGCGGAGATCTGAAGTCCGCAGTCAGCGCTTGTCCTCTTAGCTCGCCGCCATTTATACCGGCTTCGCTTCTGTTTTTTCATTTTGCTGCGTTTCCTGTCTTCCACGCAGACCCACGATGGGCGAGTTCTGCCGCTTCCACGtttcgtcgcgcgccgccagatcgcaagacgcgcgcgtcAAGAGCCGGattgcgtcttcctcttcttcttcatccgcttcttcctcctctgtgtTGTCCTCTTctggcgcttctgctgcgtcCGTTCAGCGCGTTAAGTTGCAGGGCGAAGCCTCGAAacccgcggcctcgacgcctgcgctcctcgcgccgcaccgCCGGCTTCTGCACGGCtcaggtgtacatacagccGGGCTTGACAGCGGGCGCGTTAAGATGGACCCCAGCTCGCTTGCTTCTGCATCGGGAGAGCGCGACGCCCGGAGCCGAAGTGCGGGTTTTTcgttctcctccgcctctttgAAGCTGAAGGAGAACGAGGAGTCGCGGGAGCGCCAGGAGGCAAGAattgcgcttcttcttcgagcGAACCCGGCACTGCGAAGTAAGCACCCTGCACACTGAGTCGACAgccggggcggcggaggggggtgGGGCTGCGGTCAGCGCATAACTGTGTGCGTCTCTTGCATCCTGCAGGGGATCGACTAGCGTTTttccgcagcagacgagggcgaggctgccACGTGTCTGGCATTCTTTTCAGCGCGCGATATGAGTCACGCAGCCGCACCTGTGACGGGTTTGAGGCTCGAGGGGCGGCTGTGGCTATACGGTGCTGGCGTGGTGTGCTCTGTTCAGAGGCAAACGACAAAGTCGCGCAGGAacgccagctgcgcgaggccggcggggtggagagggagaagaaacctgcggcgccgcccaccATGGCCTTTGCGCGGCTCAAAAAGAGCGTCGAGCCTTctgcctcggcctccgcctcagcgCTCCCCCAGAGAGAGTCTCCGTCgctccccgcggcggcgtccacgACTCTCTCCTCGCATCACCCtgtggaggcgtcgccgccttcgagTGGCGTCAAAAAGGAAGTCGCTGACGCGCAGACTgtgcgcgcgagcagcgcgtctcccccgccgcgtctcggcgccgcgaaagtggaacgcgccgcagtcgcggcgACCCACCCCaaacgcgacgccgcggcgccgctgcctccgcggccgccggccggcggcgggggcctagtgaagaaggagaaaagagacGCAGGGACGATGCTGATGGAGCACCTGAGCGcggagcagaagaaggatctctctgcgctctccaACGAGTTCGTGCGACGGCGCTACCTCCGGCTCTTCTACGAAATTAACAATGACCAGGTACGCCTTCTTGCACACATACCCTCGCTTgactcgccgctgcgccggcgcttcagttgggcgtcgccctctgcggcttaAGCGAAGAAGTCGCTTTCCGCGCCTCGAGTCAACAGACTGCCCAACAGACAcacagcgaggaagagaaacTGCGAGACAGGTCTGCACACACGAGTGTCCCCGCATAGACAGTTGCATGAAGGGTCGCCAAAGAGAGAGGCAAgtcgagaggcagcgcgacagaggcagaagacgagacaCTTGCATAGGCACCCACAACGGGTCTCGTCtccagagagacagagagagggacaTCCCCGCCATGCGCTGCCGTGGTGTGCATCCATGTGCCTGCCTTGCGCGATGTCTGGATGGGAGGCGCGTGGTGATAAATACGGCTGCAGCTGTGGCGGCGGACTGTGGGTTCCTCAGAACACGCCAGGCAATCGGAGTTTATTCGACGAGCTGAGCTCCGTGCGCATGGAGATGAAGTCCTTCACTCGGCAGGATTTTCAGGTCATGGGCCTTGTCGACCTCATGCCGCCTCTTTGCCTGCACCCTGACCAGGTGAGAGTTTAGAAATCAGCGAAGgcctcggcgaaggcgcggaactgaacctgccggcgctgcctggCTCGGGGTTGCTTCGTGGCTATCGCATCAACTGCGTCTTTGTTTTCTCCATTTTGTTTGCGAGCTTTtgcctctcggcgtcctctctgcagacgatcgcggagctcgcgctgGTCatctggcgcgccgcgcacttccgcctgcaggcgacggTTAATTCAGGGCCTGCTGTGCTtcctgcctcgccggcgccttctgcgctcgccgcggccggcgcgcctgagAAGAGGAACCTGCGCGCGGATGAGGTGaaccgccgcctcgccgttgACCTAGGGAGCGTGAAAGACATCTTCAAAAAGCGCcagaaggaagagaagaagcgacagcgCGAGATGGACAgagagcgcgcagagacCGAAAAACGAGTCAGGCAGAGGGAACGCGAGGACGCTAAGCACGCGATCGCCGCACCGCTGGCCGCGCGGTCCGCCGCCAGTGTACAGACACCCGCAGAccgagagaagcagaaggaaaTGCTACAGGAAATCATGAGTGTGCGGTCCAACATCCAGGCGCACGTCGAGAAGGTAACGACCTCACAGTCGCGGAACCCAGCCGGCTGTCTTTCATCTCTCGCCTGCAGATGAAACAGCGATTCAAAGGGCCCTGTGTGCATGTGCTTGGATCTGTGCGCAAGCGACGCTGACGCTTGCTTGATCGCGCATTTTTCGGCGGCGTTCAGGACGCGTTCTCGCAAGGTTGAGCCACCATGTCGTCCAAGAACAGCGGCGCGTGTAAAAGCTGTTTATTGCCTCTTTTTGTTCGCATTTACATCTACTGTTTTTAGATTGATGCCAAGGCATACAAACCTACACGctaacatatatatatatatataaatatttttcaataaatatatattttttttGATACAGTTTTTGCAGTTTGTAGATGTGCTTACTATAGGGTGAGACGGAGAACTCTCGCGCATGTGGCCATGAGGCAGCGAAATTACGTGGCGTTTTCAGGCGGATTTTGAGGAGGAGCAGCAAATTCTCAAGATGTTGGAGAAGCAAGATGCGCGCGAGGAGTTCAAACAGAGCATCAAAGAGATCCAAATTGAAGCCTTTTTTTGCACCGAGGTAATTGGTTTTTCCTTTTCGTTTTTATTACTCGTGGTCCCGTTGCATGGACCTCCGCGTCTCGTGTGTTTTCGTGTGTTTGCTCAGTTGTTTGCAGTTTTCGCTCTTGTGTTCTTTTTGTTTGCGCGATTCTATTCGTTCGTCTAGCGTGGTTCCTCCCTCTCATCGACTGGTCGTATCTCACGTGAAGTTTTGCATCCGCTGCATTTCATCATGTCTGGCAGCATGGCACTTCTTCCGTCTCGCTCTTGTCTTCATTTTATCTTTGCATTTCCGCTCTAGAGCGGTTCGCTGAGTGCGGTGGTGCGCGGTGTTTTCACTTCTCGCCTGGCAAGAGGGCAGCTGTCTCTTTCGCTTGTGTGGAGGACTCCAGTCAGGTCGGTCTTTCTGCACGTTGTTGGCCGCGGTTGCTGCTTGTGCTTCGCCCTCAGTGCAACGAATACTGCGACAAAATGAACCCCGTGTGCAGACAAGCCGGGCACAAAATCGaaaggcggaaggcgccgaagcgcttcttccgctgccccgagtgtatgtacagcCCCATCATCGCCATCGGCCACACCCTCCCCGATGGCTGCCCAAAGTAGGAAAGACAAAGATTCGTCATGCTtgtgtgtctcctctcaCGACGTTTTTTCGCCAGCGCGCGTGGGATTTACCTTTTTTCGGGTTTCGCGGAGTCGCCGGTGGCTTGGCTTCCAGCGCCGAGCTCGTGGTCCTGCAGTGCAGCTCTGCGGAAAGGCGCGTTTCCCTGCGACGCTTCGAGCATCAAACGGAAGTGTCACTGCTTCAACAGGCAAAAGGTTTTCACACAGTGTCTGGCAGCCTCGCGTCTGAGACGAGTGACTGTCTCCCTAGGATGTTTAAGGAATGCTAGAGGACTTTTCTTTTAGATACCTATTATGCAAAGTTTTAACAGAGGACTCAAAGCGTATGgatgtttttttttcagtgCTAAAATGCAAGTTCAAAAATTTCTTGTATTAAATAAGAAATCGCTTGTTCCTCTCCGGCCTGTTGTGGTGCCCctcttccccccctcccctccccctgcgGCGAGTCTTGGTGTCGTTTCATCTCGCGCGGGTTTCTCTTGGTTTTTGATGGTTTGGTGCGACGCTCGAGTCTCGACGCTCTCGGAGTTTTGCCGTAAATTTGCTTCGCAGGTGCAGAGTCGCTCTCGCAaatcttcttcttcctgccgtctccgcgtATAAGCCGAAAGCCCTCAAGCCTCTGGATCACGAGAAGCTGACCATCACGTAAGTCTCTTCATGATGCATTCTTTTCGCTTTGCGCTGGGCTGACAGCACCCACTGGACCTCGTGATgtctctatctctctcttctctctctctcttcgcccttcATTTGCGTCTTTTTAAGGCCTCTCTGAACTCTCCACGCCAGTTcttccctcctcgtctctctcggctcGCACTTCCTCCTGCTGTGCGTCTTTTATCTTTCTGCTTCTTTGCTGGTGTTTGCCCGCAGCGGAGATGATGAAGatcctcgctgtcgctcgcggGTCGTCaaagcggcgcggcagccctcCTTCTCAGACGACTGGGACGACGACTCAGAGAACCTGCGCGTCACTGAAAACGCCTTGGAAACTTAACTGAGGGGCCCCTACAAAAGAGAGTTAATGTGGGAGTATTTCGTTTTTAGATTATTTTGTGCCGTGATGACGACGCGGGCAagcgcgcgccttcgtgaAAGGGTTTTAGGGTAAAATAGTGCACGAACAGCGCCCTAAAATTCCTTTGTTGCATGAATGACCATCTCGTCGCCACATGCAGGGCGAGCTGCGGGCGTGTAAGAAACTGATCCACCGCGAGAGGGAGCTGAGGCAGCGCGCAAGAAAGAGTACGGATGGTAGGAAGCCTGAAgcacgaggcggaggccatCGACGCATGCCGCCAAAGAAGGAAACCGCAGAGGGATGACGTGTCTCATGTTTGCGTTTAGACTTCGGGTTCCACCGTTATATGAGAGAGCACGGGCATCGTTTGCGCCCCGTACCAAAAAGAATTGTTTTTGTCTCGGCATCGCTTCGCATTGTCACTTCATGTATGggtcgccgtcgcgtgcGACTCCCGATGCCTCCACGCCGAAAATGTTGTGTAACGCAGAGCAACGGAAGCCTTTGTTTTTCGAAAAAAACATTGAATGGTTTACGTCGCAGACTTGCTCGAAAAGGTCACGCGCCCGGTGCAGGCCTGCATGTCGCATTCTAGATGATTTTTCATCTACAACAACACGCAGAAATACACAGGCGGAAACGAAGGCAATCGCTGCAATAGCGAGGAAAGGAGAACTCCTCTGAAAGTCACACGTCCCCCCAAATTCGCGGCATTTTCCGCTCACGCACACTTCGACGTATCCGAGATCCGTTTCCGCTTCTTTATTCGGCAGGCCGTGTAGTCAGGAGCTACTACTCTAGCAGTGCCTACCGCGAAAGTGACATTCCGATTATGCTTTTAAAGGAAATCGAATCCTTATCTCTTTTATGAAAAAAAAGTAAACACGCAATCCTAGAATTACAATGCCAGTCTCGTTGGGATGTGCCATATCTCTGCAGGGAAACTTCATACTCCCGGTTGGACTCGGGCACATCAGTGTTCCTCACACCTCCACACGAATGTGACCAGCATTGTACCGAGTAATCCATATCCAAAGTTCCCGCGCACATCAGTGTTACTCCCACTGTACCGAGTAATCCGTAGCACACGGAGTTCCCTTTTCCTGGAAGGCCTCGCAAGAAAACGTCAGACTGTTGCATAGCGTTTCAAAGGATTACGCCGGTCCTGAACGAAAATCTAGTCAGATACGGGCACACTCTCCATGTTGTCTCGGCTCTCCAGCAAGTCTACATGGCGGGATGTAGCGCCGGTAGGAAGCATTTACACGCTTTGCAGGCCTCTACACATTCTCAAGGAGTTACCTACCCTTCAACTGAAGGGAGATGGTCGGCGTATTGGCTGGTCTTCCTTGAATCATGCCGGTTCATAGAAATAAGGATTAGATCCCGCCACTTGTTGTCAACAGACGAGGCCACGTGGACTAACACCGGCTCAACAAACTGTTCTTTTGCCCGAATTGACCGCTCATCCGGAGAGGGCTACCTTGATACCGGCGCGTACGTGCTGCTGACACGGGAAGCTGAACCGGCCAGTAACTGAATCCATTTCCGATCCCTGTCTGTTTGACGTGTGAGAGCATGACGTCAGGTCGCCAGATGTTCACGGAAGTCATGACTGGTGCGTGTGGGTAACAACCGTGGCTGCGTTTGTTCTTCGGTGGAGAATGCTTCTTCGAGAGGCCGCCCAGGGGCAGCGTAGGAACGCTGTCGAGTCCGAATTCGCGATTCATGCATCCTGTGAAACCCAATCTAGCTGCCAAAGAGTTCATGTGTTCCCCCTGTCGGCCACATATAAATCGCGACAGATAATCATGTGGGGGTATGAAGgcttcgcgccttcctcaTGTTCACGTCCCCCCCCATCTTTTGAGCAATGCGGCCGTTTCTTGTTCGTTTCTTGTTCAGCAGCCTTACATCGACGCGAGTGCTTCACGGGCACGCGtacgccccccccccccgcccccccccccccccccggggACCTAACCGGATATCTCCTCACAAAAAGTACTCAGCTATGCGGTGTTACTGCATCTATCTCACATGGTTTCGATGAAGTGTAGTTCCATTCTTCCTTCCGGGGGGAATTGGCGTTAAACGTCGGCGCATGTCTCGACGTCGAGTATCTAGAGACGCGCCACGATCTACAGACAGACTCCGCCGGGCACACGAGAGACACTTCGTATGTCTACTTCTGTTTGCAAAAATCCCTGCGTTTCCCGCATTTTGCACGTGATTCCTCTGCTGCTTTCAAACTATGTGGTGGGCAAAGCGGATGGAGTTGTGCTCAACTAACGCCGGTTCAGGCGCTGTAGTCGCCCATCTGGGTACTTGGCTGCGTCGCGCCACGTCAGAGCGTCGAGACTTTAAGACATCGTGCTCACACACGTGTGCCCTTCGTGTCTgttcgtcgccgctgccgccgggcTACCACCTCTACCGGCAGCCAGCGACTCGAAGTGTTTAGGCGGCCAGCTGGCTTGTGCAGAAACGCCGGTTCGATGATTGTGCATCGGCGTTTTACGGTTTTGTTTacggagctgctgctggcaaTAAGTTTTAGTTCTTGTTGCGACCTCAATTGGCCTTCATACTTAGTGCAGGAGGCGCGTGttctgtttcctctgcgAGAGTCCTGAAAATGACGCGTGCGATAGAAGTCGAGATAGAGTCGCCCGACGGAACACAATGTGTGGACGCTGATGCGCTTGCGTTTGAGTGCTTCCGCGGGTGCGAGTCTCTCGTGACGGCGAATGGCGTTCACACGTCTGCTGACCCGCCCA
The Besnoitia besnoiti strain Bb-Ger1 chromosome VIII, whole genome shotgun sequence genome window above contains:
- a CDS encoding hypothetical protein (encoded by transcript BESB_085330); protein product: MAPPPASGVAVQEDGTLRYFGTPLTLREWRLPLSEARGLLKSSAETEFLPLASLARLATHANLQAAKTAADVAILGVVSDVGAQRPTEKGCTWAWTLWDLQETKVKLLLRGEGLCKALYSESVKPGMLVAVLNPTLLEPNPQYDSRCVAVDKVDHVLLIGGVNGVMRCGAMTKKQTPCSMMVFVPTMGEFCRFHVSSRAARSQDARVKSRIASSSSSSSASSSSVLSSSGASAASVQRVKLQGEASKPAASTPALLAPHRRLLHGSGVHTAGLDSGRVKMDPSSLASASGERDARSRSAGFSFSSASLKLKENEESRERQEARIALLLRANPALRKANDKVAQERQLREAGGVEREKKPAAPPTMAFARLKKSVEPSASASASALPQRESPSLPAAASTTLSSHHPVEASPPSSGVKKEVADAQTVRASSASPPPRLGAAKVERAAVAATHPKRDAAAPLPPRPPAGGGGLVKKEKRDAGTMLMEHLSAEQKKDLSALSNEFVRRRYLRLFYEINNDQNTPGNRSLFDELSSVRMEMKSFTRQDFQVMGLVDLMPPLCLHPDQTIAELALVIWRAAHFRLQATVNSGPAVLPASPAPSALAAAGAPEKRNLRADEVNRRLAVDLGSVKDIFKKRQKEEKKRQREMDRERAETEKRVRQREREDAKHAIAAPLAARSAASVQTPADREKQKEMLQEIMSVRSNIQAHVEKADFEEEQQILKMLEKQDAREEFKQSIKEIQIEAFFCTECNEYCDKMNPVCRQAGHKIERRKAPKRFFRCPECMYSPIIAIGHTLPDGCPKCRVALANLLLPAVSAYKPKALKPLDHEKLTITGDDEDPRCRSRVVKAARQPSFSDDWDDDSENLRVTENALET